The Macrococcoides canis genome has a window encoding:
- a CDS encoding TVP38/TMEM64 family protein → MFSEAQLLELFERFKGLGIIIAFLLPFIEAFIPILPIMVFAVVNVNAYGLIPGFLITWSGAVAGAYCVTLLVRTYGQHRFLNRLSKHPQTLRFIRRVDDKGMLPLFLLLCFPFTPSSIVNIVAGLSTIDVKKYLWAVIFGKAIMLFTLSFIGNDIYSFVKAPEKSIIVIIVLVILWWIGKRIEQHLDR, encoded by the coding sequence TTGTTTTCAGAAGCACAGTTACTCGAATTATTTGAACGATTTAAAGGTCTCGGCATTATTATTGCATTTCTACTGCCATTTATTGAAGCATTTATTCCGATTTTACCGATTATGGTCTTTGCGGTAGTGAATGTAAACGCGTATGGTCTTATACCTGGGTTCTTGATTACGTGGAGTGGTGCAGTTGCTGGAGCCTATTGTGTTACGCTGTTAGTCAGAACGTATGGTCAGCATCGATTTTTAAACCGACTGAGCAAACATCCACAGACATTAAGATTTATAAGAAGAGTAGATGACAAAGGGATGCTTCCATTATTTTTGTTGCTCTGCTTTCCATTTACACCTTCCAGTATTGTCAATATAGTTGCTGGTCTAAGTACGATCGATGTTAAGAAATATTTATGGGCAGTTATATTCGGTAAAGCGATTATGCTGTTTACTTTAAGCTTTATCGGCAACGATATATATTCCTTTGTGAAAGCACCTGAAAAGAGTATAATTGTTATTATAGTGCTTGTAATTCTGTGGTGGATCGGTAAAAGAATTGAACAGCATCTAGATAGATAA
- the lepB gene encoding signal peptidase I, with product MKQEFIEWLIAIVIATVLYFVVKTFFFISYSVSGDSMYPTFKDDDKVIVNKMSTLHNGDVIVFHAGQSQDYIKRIIGKPGDSVEYRDDVLYINGERIEEPYLQENRIAKTNILLTENFKVSDISGTEGKSVIPKGKLLVLGDNRETSNDSRHFGLIKEQQVVGEVQVRYWPLDTLHVNFNPQ from the coding sequence TTGAAGCAGGAATTTATTGAATGGCTGATTGCGATTGTCATTGCCACAGTATTATATTTTGTTGTAAAGACATTCTTCTTTATTTCCTATTCTGTAAGCGGCGATTCAATGTATCCGACTTTCAAAGATGATGATAAGGTCATCGTTAATAAGATGAGTACACTACATAATGGCGATGTGATCGTCTTTCACGCAGGACAATCTCAAGATTATATTAAACGGATTATCGGAAAGCCGGGAGATAGCGTAGAATACAGAGATGATGTTTTATATATCAACGGTGAACGTATAGAAGAACCTTATCTTCAGGAAAACAGAATTGCTAAGACAAATATTTTGCTTACAGAAAATTTCAAAGTAAGTGATATTTCTGGTACAGAAGGTAAATCAGTCATTCCAAAAGGCAAGCTGCTAGTCCTTGGAGATAACAGAGAGACGAGTAATGATAGCAGACATTTCGGATTGATCAAAGAACAGCAAGTTGTAGGAGAAGTACAGGTAAGATATTGGCCGCTAGATACACTCCATGTGAATTTTAATCCACAATAA
- the addB gene encoding helicase-exonuclease AddAB subunit AddB, which yields MTVQLLLGRRGTGKTHEIIERIKAQLKGQPLGDPIIMIAPRQSTFQIEQALSHDELIKGSMRTAIYSFDRLFWRLESEEGSTDLQHISNSGVEMLTYQILNEHKERLKRFQSTSAYFGFSQKMAAVISELKKYNVTPTDVQSLLEKEIDVRTKDKLHDIHEVYRALEEKMNGQYMQTEDMLVSLCKMIETSKTIRNADIYIDGFYNFTTVEYMVIQSLAQHAKSLTIALTIDQTDPVLFRKTTETLNHIKTYLHERALTYHVDNMHAPYRFNDELSTLESSFSREVSISHPEHIHLSQHPSVSAEAAHITHQIMELVRSGERFKDIAVLYRDESYVKQLIDVCRKHQIPYHTDYKALMIHHKAIELIRSLLDAFKTNMRIEHLFRALKTGLITHEFKREEDLLLIDMLENVMIERGMYYDDLINSRKLFYDEKDVYEQDQWDALLQYIEYMLSVIEPFREEIMNAQSGRAFASAIYRFMLSISLPEYLMQHKDMAKDNGEQYIALTFDQILTGLNQVLDDFVLIMDEVALDYQVMCDIIDVGFLALEFNAAPQGLDQIQILNLDLAKVENKKHVFVCGVNDDILPRPMKEDALITDQEKRVMQELGEIQLAPTTDVLIQDEWFVFYNAVTHAQASVYLSYSLMNMNQEAMRPSRYLSRLERQLNLEVQDMTQDMNPKDCITTYQAGIKHAVSHIEDESWSHIVAEYASDPRFRDVFKLIHYRNQSETLTADEVSSLYGDTIKASVSRFETFNECAFKHFANHGLKLKERLPYQFQSFQLGNIFHDALRHLSEKFKDRVLQVDAAVIASEIDDYLKASLPSVHYEVLYSKHYYQYIVKQIRTILITTFTAIQRQTKYSNFKMARFETKFGKGGALDTQIYHFGNNKKIEITGQIDRIDILPSPDKDYVRIIDYKSRETDLDLKQVYYGLQMQMLTYMEVVLSNTARLGLKSDVVPAGMLYFHVYNPKLSFKMKQDAQQLFDERFNQYSMKGYILDDTEIAKDMDTALEAGQKSKIVPVGLNNNGSFNKKSSSTLALEEMHALIQHNKQQFMHTAQNILQGDSRINPVRYDKLNPCQYCAFKSVCHIDPILNQEDIRTFEKDIDPLNEIMKAVNKDAMDS from the coding sequence ATGACAGTTCAATTATTACTCGGTAGAAGAGGTACTGGAAAGACTCATGAAATTATCGAAAGAATAAAGGCACAGTTAAAAGGACAGCCACTCGGCGATCCTATTATTATGATAGCGCCGAGGCAGAGCACCTTTCAGATTGAACAGGCGTTGAGTCATGATGAATTGATTAAAGGAAGTATGCGTACAGCAATCTATTCATTTGATCGACTGTTCTGGAGGCTTGAAAGTGAAGAAGGAAGCACGGACTTGCAGCATATTTCAAACAGCGGCGTTGAAATGCTGACGTATCAAATATTGAATGAACATAAAGAGCGTTTAAAACGATTTCAGTCAACAAGTGCATACTTTGGTTTTAGTCAGAAGATGGCAGCGGTGATCTCAGAACTGAAAAAATATAATGTCACACCGACAGATGTTCAATCCCTTCTGGAAAAAGAAATTGATGTGCGTACGAAAGATAAGCTGCATGACATTCATGAAGTGTATCGCGCTTTGGAAGAGAAGATGAACGGACAGTATATGCAGACAGAAGATATGCTTGTTTCTTTATGCAAAATGATAGAAACATCAAAGACGATTCGCAATGCGGATATCTACATTGATGGCTTCTATAACTTTACGACTGTAGAATATATGGTCATCCAGTCGTTAGCACAGCATGCGAAATCACTGACAATCGCATTGACAATTGATCAGACGGACCCTGTACTGTTTAGAAAGACGACAGAAACGTTGAATCATATTAAAACGTATTTGCATGAACGCGCATTAACGTATCATGTCGACAATATGCATGCTCCTTATCGTTTTAATGATGAACTGAGCACGCTTGAAAGTAGTTTCTCACGTGAAGTCTCAATCAGTCACCCGGAGCATATACATTTATCACAGCATCCCTCTGTATCTGCTGAAGCTGCGCATATCACACATCAAATAATGGAGCTCGTCAGAAGTGGAGAGAGATTTAAGGATATTGCAGTACTCTATCGAGATGAAAGCTATGTCAAACAGCTGATCGATGTGTGCCGTAAACATCAGATTCCATATCATACAGACTATAAAGCGCTGATGATTCACCATAAAGCAATTGAACTGATTCGTTCTTTACTGGATGCTTTTAAGACGAATATGCGCATTGAACATCTCTTTCGAGCACTGAAGACAGGTCTAATTACACACGAATTTAAGAGAGAAGAAGATCTGCTTCTAATTGATATGCTGGAAAACGTTATGATAGAGCGCGGGATGTATTATGACGACTTAATTAATTCGCGTAAATTATTTTATGATGAAAAGGATGTCTATGAACAAGACCAATGGGATGCATTATTGCAATATATCGAGTATATGCTGTCGGTGATTGAACCTTTTAGGGAAGAAATAATGAATGCGCAGTCTGGACGAGCATTTGCAAGTGCAATCTATCGTTTTATGCTGTCGATTTCACTTCCAGAATATTTGATGCAGCATAAAGATATGGCAAAGGACAACGGTGAACAATATATTGCGCTGACATTCGATCAGATATTAACTGGGCTGAATCAGGTGCTGGATGATTTCGTATTGATTATGGATGAAGTGGCTCTGGATTATCAAGTCATGTGCGATATTATCGATGTAGGATTTTTGGCACTTGAATTTAATGCCGCACCACAAGGACTGGACCAGATTCAAATATTAAATCTGGATCTTGCGAAGGTAGAGAATAAGAAGCATGTATTCGTTTGTGGCGTCAATGATGATATTCTGCCTAGACCAATGAAAGAAGACGCGCTGATTACAGACCAGGAAAAGCGCGTAATGCAGGAATTAGGCGAAATTCAGCTTGCACCGACAACGGACGTATTGATACAGGATGAATGGTTTGTATTCTATAACGCTGTGACCCATGCACAAGCATCGGTATATTTGTCATATAGTCTGATGAATATGAATCAGGAAGCGATGCGTCCTTCAAGGTATCTGTCGCGTCTCGAGAGACAGCTGAATCTTGAAGTTCAGGATATGACGCAGGATATGAATCCGAAAGACTGTATTACAACGTATCAGGCAGGTATTAAACATGCTGTGTCACATATTGAAGATGAAAGCTGGTCTCATATTGTGGCAGAGTATGCATCAGACCCGCGATTTCGTGATGTATTTAAATTAATACATTATCGAAATCAGTCAGAGACGTTAACAGCGGATGAAGTGTCCAGTCTTTATGGTGATACGATAAAGGCAAGTGTCTCTAGATTTGAAACATTTAATGAATGTGCATTCAAACATTTTGCAAATCATGGCTTAAAATTAAAGGAACGTCTGCCTTATCAGTTCCAGTCATTCCAGCTCGGCAATATCTTTCATGATGCACTGCGACACTTAAGTGAGAAGTTTAAGGACCGAGTGCTGCAGGTGGATGCCGCTGTCATCGCTTCAGAAATCGACGACTATTTGAAGGCATCTCTGCCTTCTGTTCACTATGAAGTGCTGTATTCTAAACATTACTATCAATATATCGTTAAACAGATCCGAACAATCTTGATTACTACTTTCACAGCGATTCAGCGTCAGACGAAGTACAGCAACTTTAAGATGGCTCGTTTTGAGACGAAATTCGGTAAAGGTGGCGCGCTGGACACACAAATTTATCATTTTGGAAATAACAAGAAGATTGAAATTACCGGACAGATTGATAGAATCGATATTCTTCCATCACCTGATAAAGACTATGTACGCATCATCGATTATAAATCACGCGAGACTGACCTTGACTTAAAGCAAGTTTATTATGGTCTTCAGATGCAGATGTTAACTTATATGGAGGTTGTGCTGTCCAATACAGCACGCCTAGGACTCAAAAGTGATGTAGTACCAGCAGGGATGCTTTACTTTCATGTGTACAATCCAAAACTATCATTCAAAATGAAGCAGGATGCTCAGCAACTCTTCGATGAACGATTTAACCAGTATAGTATGAAAGGATATATCCTTGATGACACTGAAATTGCGAAAGATATGGATACGGCGCTTGAAGCGGGACAGAAATCGAAAATTGTTCCTGTGGGGCTGAATAATAACGGTTCGTTTAATAAGAAGAGTTCCAGTACGCTTGCATTAGAAGAAATGCATGCGCTTATTCAGCACAATAAACAGCAGTTTATGCATACAGCACAAAATATACTGCAAGGGGATAGCCGTATTAATCCTGTAAGATACGACAAGCTGAATCCTTGTCAGTACTGTGCATTTAAATCGGTATGTCATATCGACCCGATATTAAATCAAGAGGATATCAGAACGTTTGAAAAAGATATCGATCCATTAAATGAAATTATGAAGGCGGTGAATAAAGATGCAATGGACAGCTAG